The DNA window TGGGCATCGTTCGGATAATCCGCAGTAGAGGCGTGGAAATGAGTGGAAAAGAGTATTCTTCTTtatgcttgtgttgagtcaatgTCTGCTCTGATATGTAATATTGTGGGATCGACGCTTGTTTTGCTTATGTTGGGAGCAAGCTATATGTATATCTTTGTTGTTGgataattttcatattttataattattttttattattgtggcTATAACTCATGCTTGAGAAGTAAAACTATATGTTTTTTATGCTTTTTCACTGCTGAAAGTATTGGAGTTCAaacttaaaatacattttaaattatgttttgatCTTTATATATGTGTGTTTCATATCCTATTGTACGAGCTACTTGAAGTTGAATGTAGCATCCTAATTGTTtagatgtttttaatttattctgATTTTTACTTATAAATTATTCTggggaattagggtgttacagtATGCATAGGAATAGGGGGGTTTATTTCTATTTGTCTAcatctaaaattaaaaaaaaaaaaaattactgtaaataaaatgaaacaagaaTGAAGATCATAGTATATTCTCCCtcataaaaacaaaaatcaaaatagaaaaaaagaaattCTTGATGAAATATTTTAGTTGAAGAATAATTAaatactaaaatttttaaagttttCAAGAAATGTCTTTAGATCTATGAACACTAAAAAGTTAAATGGTTAATTATTCCTAATCTCAAAATATTTAGCCAAGAATCCCCTTCTATAGTTATGTTTTAATATTAATAGTATTGCTAATGAGAATAAGAAATGAAATAACAACCAATTAAATTTTATCTCACTTCACCATTTCAGACTTTTTTTTTTCTAGTGTAAATTCAGGAGACATATACGgtgttataaaaaattaaaatagcttAGCTCTATATTGAAGCATGAGAGTAATAACAACGTAGTTAGAACTAGCTACTTGAGCTCTAAATACCTTGTAATTAATTAAGTTAGGAAGTTGGTTATAAAGTAGTTAGAACTAGCTACTTGAGCTCTAAGGCACACTATAGTGTGGTAAGTGTATAAGCTTATGTTACAAGTACCTCTTCTTTGTATATAACTCACCATGTATTATCTTCACTTGTAATGAGAATTTATTTCCATCATGTTCATCTTGATTCTTTTAAAGGTTGTTATTGTTTAGTGCTACTCTGTCTTTCTTAAGGTTTTATTgttgggtttttgtttttttgtttatttattactaGATTATTTAGTTCCTTTAATTATTTTTGGCACGTTCTTTTGATTAgtctttttataatatatatttcaatccAATAAATATATCGATACTTAAAATCTTTTAGAAAATCTTTTAAATACTAATATATTTGATATTTAGAGCTAAGTAATTTAAACTCTAGTTACATAAAAAATTAAGGAATGATGGAAATTTTAcaagaaacaaaatatttaaagtaattaaatATTACAGTAGAGttttttgataaaatattatgatcaaaaaatatataactagtaaatataaatatatgtagATATAAATATACGTAGATTTAAATAACAagaatttaataaatttttaaaggaatttgatctgataatattagttaatttttttttgtgtaagtaaGGGAGAACTAAAGGTTCTCCAACCTGATTACACTGAAAAAAATAGGAAAATTCGACGAAAAGAGATTACAAATCAATTAATATTACGAAAGAAATAGCAAAAGATCCTTACtaacactagtacaaaaatgttaatttatacccgtttttaattaaatttacacccattatttttaataaaaatcgggtgtatatccacagggtgagaaatgtctaacgaatttacacccgttatttttaacaaaaatcgggtgtaattgggcgtaattacgtttttaattacaccctgttttatcaaaaattgggtgtaattgggcgtaattacgtttttaattacaccctgttttaataaaaatcgggtgtaattgggcgtaattacgtttttaattacaccctgttttaataaaaatcgggtgtaattgggcgtaattacgtttttaattacaccctgttttaataaaaatcgggtgtaattgagcgtaattacgttttaattacactctgttttaataaaaatcgggtgtaattgggcttaattacattttaattacaccctattttaataaaaatcgggtgtaattgggcttaattacgttttaattacaccctattttaataaaaatcgggtgtaattgagcttaattatgttttaattacaccctattttaataaaaattgggtgtaaatatgttcttaattaccctctattttagtaaaaatcgggtgtaaatacgccatttataaatgaacaattatatctatttacaccctatttcataaacaccatttagttatattttattttcagtcataatattgtaaatactataaaatcatacgcataaaaatcatattttaactaagtcaaaatatttttaatattaaccaaaaaagtatacaaaatcatagacagtcataatatttcaagtattataaaatcataaacataaaaattatattttaactaagtcataacactttcttcatatataattttacgccatgcttgacggttagcttcggtgCTCTAGAATCTTTGTGTTTCATCTAAACCCCATGATTACCACTTTCCTTAAGCAATTTCCCAAGTTTACCGCATTTCTTAGAAGTAAACTCCTTCAATACATCTACAACCAACAACCAAAGTTAATGTACACCATCATtttcaattattataaaaataaaaataaaaataaaaataaaataaaaacattattagCGTTATTGTACCTTCAAAGCTGATCATATCTTGTATGCACATTCCGCTATGAAACAGGGTAGTCTCCAAAGCAAGATGAGCTTCATTGTTCTCTGCATAATAGAAACAAATGTATTTTGTATTTTGTTCCATTCTCTTCTTGTTCTCTGCATAATACAATTCCTAACAAtaagagaatggaaagaaaacACATCAGAACTATTATACAATTGCCAAAAATCAATATTGTGCTCTCTTTCTCAAGGCAGGTTTTGCAGCTCAATTCTTAGTTCCTGGCTCATAAATAAGAGTCATAACTCTTGAATTTGGACGGTCTTTAGTCGGAACTCTCACTCATTCGTTGCATTAGTGACTATTGTATCAAGATTGGATTGTCAATATTTCAAATTCGGTTTTGACTTTTTTTGTAAAACTATAATACCAAAATTGAAATCTAAACTGTCTGATCTCGATCCAACTACCACCAACGCCTCAGATTGGTGATGGCACTTGGCACATAATCCAAATTCACAAATCTCCTTTATATATTCCTCATCTCTCATTCTTTTTCCGGTCAACCTTACACCCAAGTCACCGGGCATTAAACACGAAGACTCCGTGGAAGAGATTCAAATTCCAATCGGTCACCTCGTCGAGAATAATCCAATCCGCTAAACCCACTTTTTCTCTTAAGCAGAATAATCAAACTAACCATAAACTCTACAgtctattatttttcttttctttcccacTTTGCACAAAAACCTTCCACTGTGGCAACCTTTCCAACATTTCTTGTAACTATTAATCAAATAGAAAGACAAGAATAAAAACAAACACAAGGCATGCATGACAAAATTCCGATGTttatcaaattcaaacaaaaaacacaaaTCTTCATCTGTTGAGCATACCCCTGTTGAATCTTGAGACTTTCATCAGTAACTTTATCAAGAAAAAGAAACCTACTAAACCCATATTTACGATCCCATTGAGAGAGGCTAACAAAAGACAAGGTAGCAAAAGCAGACAAAGAAATCTGAACAGGAACATGGTACGGTCGAGTATGATCAGCATCGCAGGTTGTCGAACAATCGAGAAGAAAGTGTGATAGAATCGGAATAAATTGCTGGCAACATGTACAAATGAAACAAAATAGTAACATGCACGGGGATAAACAATTCCAGAGACAATTGAACCATGGATTAAGTTTGTATCACAGACCTGTAAG is part of the Vicia villosa cultivar HV-30 ecotype Madison, WI linkage group LG2, Vvil1.0, whole genome shotgun sequence genome and encodes:
- the LOC131647659 gene encoding protein phosphatase PP2A regulatory subunit B-like, translated to MDSGPVATYQVHEYLRPKLCDLYENDSIFDKFECCLSGDGLRVATGSYSNLFRFYHTFFSIVRQPAMLIILDRTMFLFRFLCLLLLPCLLLASLNGIVNMGLVGFFFLIKLLMKVSRFNRGMLNR